gctcagaaaaaaaatcatGTCCAAGAACTTCACAAGCTAATAATCTTTCGGATGGCACATAGTTCAATAGATTAGTTAATAGATCCCAATATTCATCACTATAGTTTAATGGTACTTCATATTTATTgaaacttttttttatttttttcattctattataaaaatcatcatgacatatatcttttaatatacaagctaaatatttatttgttagTCTACTATGCCAATAATCTTTATTTGGATTCATCATATCATTCTGAACATTCATTttaaattcttttatataattttctttttcttttttatttctaaatttaaatataccTGAGCCAATGTTCTTTATGGTTAATTCAACTTTTGCAAAAGATTGAATTTCATTACATCTTttataagatatattattattcatcAATAAAAGTGCtaataaaagatattttCGCATGTTTTCTTCgtttaaaaattttttataaattttataataatgtacaTATTCGTTTTTAATTTGAATTAATTTGtcattctttatataatttttgtattttaatattaatgatttATAATGTTGAGTAAATGATTCTGAATTTTCTACATGAACTTTTTCATCATCTTTCTTCAATGAATTAAGgtatatttcatttttgttGAATACCATACCGACAGTATTAGAGCTCGAACAGATATTATTAAGACACATATCGCTATTATGTGGTGTCTTTTTATTACAACTCTTTACATGAACTTTTTTGTTCTCTTTATTTGTTTCATCTGTGttagtaaaaataatattatttttattattattattattattattattattatctgCATGGTTTTTCTTATGcttatcatatatattatatgtattatcCCTATTAATCtcattattgttatttttatttttactttcATTAGtatcaatttttttatgcATATGCAcattatgttttatttgttcattttgtattatttcATCACCCCACTGTAAACTTATAATGTCATAATAAtccataatatattttatataaaacatttcgtcatcttttaaaacatttaaaTCCTTtaagataatattattaaggATCTCAATCttttcattaaataaattatccTCTTCACGGTAGTTATCCATAAtcatatattcatatgaaTTCACACCACATTTTGCCAGATCTGCTAGAATTATACCTAATGACCAACTATCACATCTGATGTCAAAGGGAGAGTATTGTGTAGATGCAGATGGGTTATTACtattgttataattattagTACTGCTATTGTTCGTATTACTAGATTCAGATGGgatatttaaattttcactcatataatttttatttttataatttttgtaatttGTTCGATTAGTTTCATTATCCATATTGATCTTTTTACAACTAAGcgtatttttttccttttttatagTGTCCGTACTTTCTTGTATCGTTTTTTCATCGtgttcattattatattttttatgatgataatttaGGAAAGTAAAATTTACATTACAGTTGATATTTAATACCTTCAAATTATGCATGGTATGTTTAACAGATATTGGAGGTTTTTGCAATTCTTCAAATCTTTTTTCAATATCACCAAAATTTtgttcataaaaataaattaattgATTATATTTGGATTGCCTATAGTTCCCATTATGATCATAACACAATCCTTCAGGTGCCATAGTATAAACAGTACCTTGgaaatatgatgataacTGATTTTTAAATTCATATTTCCATTGATTCAATAAagttttatatacattcaTATAGTTTTTTGAATTTTCTAAATAATAAGTAGCATATTCCATAGCTGAACAACCAAAATCAGATATACATAAATGCCATTTTAATggattatatatattatatgaatcAGTAAATACCAAAATATTCTGTAATTTTATATCAGTTAAACGTACGATATTAGATTGATAACATGTCTGAATAAAACTAATACCACTTGctatttgaaaaaataagaacTTACATTCTGATTCAGTTAAACCACaattatattctttaacattttcatatatataatcaaattctggattttttatttcaatagtattattatttattttcatttttatattttttaactttttataacataatCCTATACATTCAAAGTTATATAAACTCTCAAAACAATGATATTTTCTTCCAAAcaaaatatgaattaattttaatattttatttacttttttttttttttcatattctttttttctatgatataataaattttgtaataattttcttaAATCTCCAGTAGCACAATGcattaatatttcataattctgtttattttttaaatctcCTATTTTTGTACTTAATGGTTTAATAACATTGCAATTAAAATGACATAATAATTCTTGTTCTCTTAAAAATTGAAATTCATTACCTTTTCTACTTATATCTATTTCTTTTACTGCCAATTCAAAATATCTTTTCTTATGACAACATAAGCAATTATCTAACTTATTGTTTAACATCAAATCCGATTCTAAAATAACTAATTCCTTTTCATTTGGTTTGTTcgtatttttatttattgattTTTCAATGCCtttgtttttttcatcTTGTAGGTTTTGTACATTTTTTGTTTCGTTTGTTATCtcttcatatttttcatcattCACGTGGTCCTTTAATtctaaataataatcattCCAATAACTAACACAATCCGAATCAGAAGctatatcatatttatctaCAAGATATTTTAAACCCTTTTTCATATGACATGTGTGTGTTAATACTTTAAGAAATTTTAcatcatttattttatcaatataaaattttaaatattcattatttaaatctatattatataaaacttTTCTAACACTTCCATAAGATCCTTTACCAACAAAATTATCCATATAATTAATACAACCTATATTTGAccatattttctttttcttattaattAAGATATCCATAGTCCCATCTGttgaagaatataaatCTCTTGGCAAATCTCTCAcactatttttattatcataattatcaaataaattactattaatcatattttcatcaaTACCTGATTTTGcaatattatgataaatatctttattttttttgttatcaATATGTAACGTTTTCTTATtatctaatatatattctctttcatgtattttattttctatatttaaataatttaattcTTTCTTTATAGCAACATCATTATGAGACAGAAATTCCACCacatttttcatattaaaaTCATCATTTATAACATTTACAGAATATAGcattttatcattatttgtGCATGCAATTTGTTCTCctattttcttcttttcatttatatcatttgtACATTCAACTGTTTCACTTactaatttatttttatcgttatcaatattttctatattacCGTTTAAAAGTGTTATATTgttttctttaatattatcttcaCAATTTGTACAATTTGTACAATCTGTATTATTGTTCTTctcatcattattatttttatcataattaatCTTGTTATTATTGGTGTTTCTTTCCATCTCTTCGAACTCTTCTTCAagtttcatttttttttctaccATGTGTTCATGTGTATTATCTTTGTCCTGATCATTTTTCTCATCTGtacattttgttttttccctttttcttttgtttcTTTCATTTGTTATAGTATTAACATTTTCTTTGTTTTTTTGCATATTTggttttatattttcatcagAATTATCcaattttatttgttctatattgttttcattaaatggtttattttcatcattatctatattttctttatttattattccATTTAActcttttatattatctgattctacattttcttcattCTTATCATTTTCCATTTCTCTTGAATTATCACAAATATCTGTtgaactttttttttcttcgTCCATATTTTCCATGTTTCTATTACGATTATTTCTTTGTGacattttgtttatttgcttattatgcatatttttatttattctatGTTTTTCATTGTACAACTGTTTATACTTGGATCGTGTTTGTATGAATCTTCTATCGTGTGCACTCTCACGACAGTTACGTTCCTcaacatttttatcatctGAATTTTTGTCCTCATTTTCCTCAGTAATATTTTCCTCTTCaatatcattttcttctaCATTCGTCTGTTCCATATCTTTGTCATTCAAATTTTTATCTTCCTTATCTTTCCCTTCTTCgtgttttttatttttaatttcattatttctttttcttcttataCTACttccatttttattaaatacCGTTTTATTAGCACAATCCAAAATATTCTCTTGCTCTTGATTTTGATTCGTTTCCTCTTTCTTTTCATCTGTATATAAGAATCCCAtcatattttcatcaaCTTTTAaattactttttatttcattaatatCTATATCCTTTGTAATCTGTTCATTTACATTGCTATCTATATCTTCTATTATGTGATAGCATGTTTCTTTAGAATTATTCAtttgttcattttgttttgattcttttttatttcttaaattAATCGTATTATTAGGaattgtatttttattcaaaaGAAAATCGTATTTAGATAAGGATTGGCTATTAGCTTCTGTGGTTCTACCACCAACAACTCCTTCTAAACCTTTTTTTCGTGCTCTTGATCTTAATCTATCTTTAATTGTTTGAGATTTATACACCTCAGTACAAATGTCATCTTGTATATTCATTTCTCGTGCTTTTCTTCTTCTATTTGCAAAGGAttcattttgtattttGTCGTTTACACTTGGAAAATCAATCATTTGTCTTAAAACATTGCTACTTCGTTTACTTACTACTATTTgtttatcatcattattcTTTATTGTACTTATGTTCATATTTTGAGTTATGTTTTCATGCGAACACctgtaaaaaaaaaaaaaaataaaaaaataaatatatatatatatatatatatatatatatatatattcattagttaatatttatttttattattttcttttttctttttttcatttattatagtctttttatattatacattttatttttttcttcattaatattattataatttttcatgCTACTATtgcatatattttgttggtttataattatatcattaaattttttagGGTCATCGgttttcatatttttcgTATAAGATAGTTCATTTTCTAGTTTC
The window above is part of the Plasmodium reichenowi strain SY57 chromosome 7, whole genome shotgun sequence genome. Proteins encoded here:
- a CDS encoding exported serine/threonine protein kinase; amino-acid sequence: MNNRKGKTRNFKKQIKSNMNKEKCEKINDDIHSNNVEIENCDNKRNEIINHRKEKHLCSNLSNMALNPSSYHVSNPISSHNINVYSSSNNIMNFRKYINDDSSNDITKQSNLSSIESHTMNLNNLYNFNNICNEINSYSFKSNPLDNTKVQNMNSSYCNQMKYSDYYQHKHCLCHRTGILNTSNSSENQINSSYVCSLHKNDYTKISMNFPNASSSVNVDSNVYNSNITAPCVMNSNPMNYNIGKWGSDIINLMQTTNMNNLKINDLNLNEINKINFQDSNLSICSHGKSKSKKHKSDYSTVPYNILSNNMNRNHITSNSVPSNNILSNNMIPNNIALNNMPSSSIISNNMASSNIPSNNTISNDGISNNIILSNLLLKSLSNKYTSNNMVSNDMLNNMPNYMLNNMSNNMSNNMSNNMSNNMSSNMSSNMSSNMARNVSNNIPNNMSNNMSSNFISSNLSNSFISNNMSSNLFLKSLISNNFIPDHVIPNNSNSKNIISNNVNLNNFVSNNFISNHMEYNNRKNKNSIASSKVDTLNNENMNSLSEKLNPLILSSSHSIHNENQVFNNLHFSEHMQKDKEEIKNDNVIKYMQEEQIKKTPEAYLLNNYYLMFQQKLENELSYTKNMKTDDPKKFNDIIINQQNICNSSMKNYNNINEEKNKMCSHENITQNMNISTIKNNDDKQIVVSKRSSNVLRQMIDFPSVNDKIQNESFANRRRKAREMNIQDDICTEVYKSQTIKDRLRSRARKKGLEGVVGGRTTEANSQSLSKYDFLLNKNTIPNNTINLRNKKESKQNEQMNNSKETCYHIIEDIDSNVNEQITKDIDINEIKSNLKVDENMMGFLYTDEKKEETNQNQEQENILDCANKTVFNKNGSSIRRKRNNEIKNKKHEEGKDKEDKNLNDKDMEQTNVEENDIEEENITEENEDKNSDDKNVEERNCRESAHDRRFIQTRSKYKQLYNEKHRINKNMHNKQINKMSQRNNRNRNMENMDEEKKSSTDICDNSREMENDKNEENVESDNIKELNGIINKENIDNDENKPFNENNIEQIKLDNSDENIKPNMQKNKENVNTITNERNKRKREKTKCTDEKNDQDKDNTHEHMVEKKMKLEEEFEEMERNTNNNKINYDKNNNDEKNNNTDCTNCTNCEDNIKENNITLLNGNIENIDNDKNKLVSETVECTNDINEKKKIGEQIACTNNDKMLYSVNVINDDFNMKNVVEFLSHNDVAIKKELNYLNIENKIHEREYILDNKKTLHIDNKKNKDIYHNIAKSGIDENMINSNLFDNYDNKNSVRDLPRDLYSSTDGTMDILINKKKKIWSNIGCINYMDNFVGKGSYGSVRKVLYNIDLNNEYLKFYIDKINDVKFLKVLTHTCHMKKGLKYLVDKYDIASDSDCVSYWNDYYLELKDHVNDEKYEEITNETKNVQNLQDEKNKGIEKSINKNTNKPNEKELVILESDLMLNNKLDNCLCCHKKRYFELAVKEIDISRKGNEFQFLREQELLCHFNCNVIKPLSTKIGDLKNKQNYEILMHCATGDLRKLLQNLLYHRKKEYEKKKKVNKILKLIHILFGRKYHCFESLYNFECIGLCYKKLKNIKMKINNNTIEIKNPEFDYIYENVKEYNCGLTESECKFLFFQIASGISFIQTCYQSNIVRLTDIKLQNILVFTDSYNIYNPLKWHLCISDFGCSAMEYATYYLENSKNYMNVYKTLLNQWKYEFKNQLSSYFQGTVYTMAPEGLCYDHNGNYRQSKYNQLIYFYEQNFGDIEKRFEELQKPPISVKHTMHNLKVLNINCNVNFTFLNYHHKKYNNEHDEKTIQESTDTIKKEKNTLSCKKINMDNETNRTNYKNYKNKNYMSENLNIPSESSNTNNSSTNNYNNSNNPSASTQYSPFDIRCDSWSLGIILADLAKCGVNSYEYMIMDNYREEDNLFNEKIEILNNIILKDLNVLKDDEMFYIKYIMDYYDIISLQWGDEIIQNEQIKHNVHMHKKIDTNESKNKNNNNEINRDNTYNIYDKHKKNHADNNNNNNNNNKNNIIFTNTDETNKENKKVHVKSCNKKTPHNSDMCLNNICSSSNTVGMVFNKNEIYLNSLKKDDEKVHVENSESFTQHYKSLILKYKNYIKNDKLIQIKNEYVHYYKIYKKFLNEENMRKYLLLALLLMNNNISYKRCNEIQSFAKVELTIKNIGSGIFKFRNKKEKENYIKEFKMNVQNDMMNPNKDYWHSRLTNKYLACILKDICHDDFYNRMKKIKKSFNKYEVPLNYSDEYWDLLTNLLNYVPSERLLACEVLGHDFFSEHNEKIHNIIKENNHERYVELFKDETFCDTLLKNYKQEKKEKNYISRPFFQDLRKKLDGVYKEDQKKNIQSDFKLKLKKCSIPLEIIRNKIILNKQNSKEKCHNKDNCYTIDTTNNSNIIINNNNNNNSNSNNVLRHNKKSDIFNKNIVNQINNNKTIKYIILMYEIIIKNMKKTCGMCNDIKNCLNYKHIINKIKNLENLILNFQLSKKNIICDHKKKIKLPMLYLSNVCNNIYYFLNDYSIFEEFKNLDIFMNIHLPFEHLSLPLCDEKTFRNKNFANFYFKPIYYYSLPYKIIHAWYTGPAHIYFNHPYVPDFIKLICLREKNVLRRKEIIFWYDEDIVLNNILKIKDILKCSNDFLCTPYVSHLIGKQLILRKYFITKFFKDKMKLYIDN